The following are encoded in a window of Mycobacterium vicinigordonae genomic DNA:
- a CDS encoding LLM class flavin-dependent oxidoreductase, translating to MRFGVVFELSVPRPWTVGAEKAVYENCLEQARLADELGFEIAWAVEHHFLEEYSHCSSPEVLLSAIAAQTTRLRLGHGIVVCVPEINHPIRIAERIAVLDVISGGRVDVGTGRSASWMELGAFGANPERTKKSWDEYLRAFPQMWTQERFSWDGQTFSCPPRCVLPKPIQQPHPPLWVAVTSPGTELEAASRGCGSLGLTFGGFAEQEKRIKNYRARIQQCDPVGKMVVNQVNTTNFLYCHEDRKTGMKTGRKIAGMFNYLAAQIVMARDAFPSQSYPTGGLLSALREAAKHAKPSEPGLPAMPEGMALGDPERIIAELKRWESVGVDRVNFLLNMYEILPQEDVLASMRLFASEVMPEFDRRERSSAQAVEAAVV from the coding sequence ATGCGGTTCGGGGTCGTCTTCGAACTATCGGTTCCCCGGCCCTGGACTGTCGGGGCTGAGAAGGCCGTTTACGAAAACTGCTTGGAACAAGCTCGGTTGGCCGATGAACTAGGGTTCGAGATCGCCTGGGCGGTCGAGCACCACTTCCTCGAGGAGTACTCGCACTGCTCGTCGCCAGAGGTTCTGCTCTCAGCGATCGCCGCACAGACGACGCGCTTGAGGCTCGGCCACGGCATCGTGGTGTGCGTACCAGAAATCAACCACCCCATCCGAATCGCAGAACGGATCGCGGTCCTCGACGTCATCAGCGGCGGCCGCGTCGACGTAGGAACCGGTCGGTCGGCCAGCTGGATGGAGCTGGGCGCATTTGGCGCAAATCCGGAACGTACGAAGAAATCGTGGGACGAATACCTGCGGGCTTTTCCGCAGATGTGGACCCAGGAGCGGTTTTCCTGGGATGGGCAGACATTCTCGTGCCCCCCGCGATGTGTCCTGCCCAAACCCATTCAACAACCGCATCCGCCGCTGTGGGTGGCGGTCACCTCACCGGGTACTGAGCTGGAAGCCGCCTCCCGCGGCTGCGGGAGTCTCGGTTTGACTTTCGGTGGTTTCGCGGAGCAGGAGAAGCGAATCAAGAACTACCGCGCCCGCATCCAGCAATGCGATCCAGTGGGCAAGATGGTGGTCAACCAGGTCAATACGACGAACTTTTTGTATTGCCATGAAGACCGCAAGACTGGGATGAAAACGGGCCGCAAGATCGCTGGAATGTTCAACTACCTGGCCGCCCAGATCGTAATGGCGCGCGATGCCTTTCCAAGTCAGTCTTATCCGACCGGGGGTCTATTGTCGGCCCTTCGTGAGGCGGCTAAGCACGCCAAACCCAGTGAACCCGGGCTCCCAGCGATGCCCGAGGGGATGGCCCTCGGTGATCCCGAGCGGATCATTGCAGAGCTCAAGCGTTGGGAGTCGGTGGGCGTCGACCGGGTGAACTTCCTACTCAACATGTACGAGATCCTTCCCCAGGAAGACGTGCTGGCCAGCATGCGATTGTTCGCCTCCGAAGTAATGCCCGAATTCGACCGTCGTGAGCGCTCCTCCGCGCAGGCCGTGGAAGCGGCGGTGGTCTGA
- a CDS encoding SDR family NAD(P)-dependent oxidoreductase → MTGEIALVTGGGSGIGKAAALTYAELGATVVIADLSASGAQATADGIRAAGKVAVPREVDITDFDAVRHLAADIEESVGPVSILANVAGWSTNQPFMENPPELWHRLVAINYLGTVQVCHAFLGPMIERRRGRVVNVGSDAGRVGSLGDSVYAGAKGAVLAFTKSLAREMARFDITVNCVCPGPTDTPLYYSGQPERMQERLASANLFRRLGTAQEVADAIVYLASSRASFITGQVLSASGGLTMV, encoded by the coding sequence ATGACCGGTGAGATCGCCCTCGTCACCGGAGGTGGCTCGGGCATTGGAAAGGCCGCCGCGCTGACGTATGCGGAGCTGGGCGCGACCGTGGTGATCGCCGATCTCAGCGCCTCCGGGGCCCAGGCAACGGCGGACGGGATACGTGCAGCCGGCAAGGTTGCGGTACCGCGAGAGGTCGACATCACCGACTTCGACGCCGTCCGACATCTCGCCGCAGATATCGAGGAATCGGTTGGACCAGTCTCGATCCTCGCGAACGTCGCAGGGTGGTCGACGAACCAGCCGTTCATGGAAAACCCACCTGAGCTGTGGCACCGCCTAGTGGCGATCAATTACCTTGGCACGGTTCAGGTTTGCCACGCGTTTCTAGGCCCGATGATCGAGCGGCGCCGCGGCAGGGTGGTCAACGTCGGCAGCGACGCGGGGCGGGTTGGCAGCCTCGGCGACTCCGTCTACGCGGGCGCAAAAGGCGCCGTCCTCGCGTTCACGAAGTCCCTGGCTCGCGAGATGGCCCGTTTCGACATCACCGTGAACTGTGTGTGCCCGGGCCCAACCGATACGCCCCTGTACTACTCCGGTCAGCCAGAGCGCATGCAAGAACGACTCGCTAGCGCGAACCTGTTCCGACGGCTCGGCACCGCCCAGGAGGTCGCTGACGCGATCGTCTACCTGGCCTCGAGTCGCGCCTCGTTCATCACCGGCCAAGTACTTAGCGCAAGTGGTGGGCTGACCATGGTGTAG
- a CDS encoding cytochrome P450: MLATGLDEGFDEIITALPQSLIGPSDHALLAGLDELDSDPYSILTTLRREHGPVLRFGADGTYHGVRIPNGWMQDENHPQFIVLGWDALREIVQNPAVFHSGDGAGGPSVESLGEIVTFLDGDAHDKHRRLLNQAFGRRAIERIRETVIDPIALYLVRRAKDRLQQGQPVCFGKDIGLPMAYKTMTSLLGLPHDRFAHFVEISSALHQTAADAERAMHAAAELAEMWREQLAQRRRQPREDLLTWMAQAEEQGKFTDEEVVRYATIFLPAGVDTTSRQIGLTGLALLSHPDQYAAVVHDHSLIDAAIDEATRWSPSAMLVPRRCMEGTVVAGVPIPKLSSLTLWTSIANRDPARFPDPDVFDIHRGPKRNLAFNAGVHHCLGVNLAKSELRAVVSACVTELPELRLAVPPGAVDVRGIFVRSPMRIPVSI; this comes from the coding sequence ATGTTGGCAACCGGGCTCGATGAGGGATTCGACGAGATCATCACCGCACTGCCGCAATCACTGATCGGCCCCAGTGACCACGCACTGCTGGCCGGCCTGGACGAACTCGACAGCGATCCATACTCGATCCTGACCACGCTTCGCCGAGAGCACGGGCCGGTGCTGCGGTTCGGCGCCGATGGCACCTATCACGGTGTGCGGATCCCGAACGGTTGGATGCAGGACGAGAACCATCCTCAGTTCATCGTGCTGGGATGGGATGCACTCCGCGAGATAGTGCAGAATCCCGCGGTGTTCCACAGCGGCGACGGAGCGGGCGGGCCCTCCGTCGAATCGCTGGGCGAGATCGTCACGTTTCTAGATGGGGATGCCCACGACAAGCATCGCCGTCTGCTCAACCAGGCTTTTGGCCGGCGTGCGATCGAACGCATCCGTGAGACCGTCATCGACCCCATCGCGCTGTATTTGGTCCGCCGAGCCAAAGACCGCCTGCAGCAAGGACAGCCGGTCTGCTTCGGCAAGGACATCGGGCTCCCGATGGCGTACAAGACCATGACCTCGCTGCTCGGACTGCCGCACGATCGGTTCGCCCATTTCGTCGAGATCAGCTCGGCTCTGCATCAAACCGCCGCCGATGCCGAGCGCGCCATGCATGCCGCGGCTGAACTGGCCGAGATGTGGCGAGAGCAACTCGCGCAACGCCGTCGGCAGCCCCGAGAGGACCTGCTGACCTGGATGGCTCAGGCCGAGGAGCAAGGCAAATTCACCGACGAGGAGGTTGTCCGATACGCGACGATCTTCTTGCCGGCCGGTGTCGACACGACCTCGCGCCAGATTGGCCTGACCGGGCTGGCGCTGCTCTCGCATCCCGATCAGTACGCGGCGGTGGTGCACGACCACTCGCTGATCGACGCGGCGATCGACGAAGCCACGAGGTGGTCGCCGAGCGCAATGCTGGTACCCCGGCGCTGCATGGAAGGCACCGTCGTGGCCGGGGTCCCCATTCCGAAGTTGTCTTCACTGACCCTGTGGACGTCGATTGCCAATCGCGACCCCGCGCGGTTTCCCGATCCTGACGTGTTCGACATTCATCGCGGTCCAAAGCGCAATCTCGCGTTCAACGCGGGAGTACACCACTGCCTCGGTGTCAACCTTGCCAAGTCCGAGCTTCGCGCCGTGGTCTCGGCGTGCGTCACAGAGCTACCTGAACTGCGCCTCGCGGTGCCGCCGGGTGCGGTCGACGTCCGCGGCATCTTCGTGCGCTCGCCTATGCGTATCCCGGTCAGCATCTGA